ATCGATCAGCGCGTAGATGCGATGATCGCGAGCGGTCTGTTGGGAGAAGCAAGGGCTCTAATTCCATACAAGGCACACAATGCTCTGCGCACTGTAGGTTATCGCGAACTCTTCGATCATTTCGCGGGCAATACCACTTTGGATGAAGCCATCGCGTTGATCAAACAACACACGCGCAACTACGCCAAACGCCAAATGACCTGGTTGCACAGGGATACGAGTTGGAGGTTTGTATCACCAAGCGATCCAAGCGAACTCATTCAACTCGTTGATGGTTTGATACGATAACGACCTGGAAGAATATAGCAAGTCGAATTACCACGTACAGAACTTTTGTGTTGATCTACGTCACTTCGAATCCGACCAACAGTACATCGTCGATCTGTTCACCCTTTCCTAACCACATTCTGAAATTGTCAGAGATGGCCTGATACTGGTCATCTAGTGTGAGGGTTGATGTTAGCACAAGCCATTCCTTCAGGCCGCTGGATTTCAATTTCTTCCCTTGCGGACCACCGAATTGGTCCTGTAGACCATCAGAACAAATGAAAAGACGATCGCCAAGTTGCAATTGGATTGTTCCGCTACTGAACGACCCCAGATCACCTGAGTGTGGCCCGACGGGCATCCGGTCTCCTTTATGTTCTGTCAATTCGCCGTTACGCACAACATAGAGCGGTGCATATCCTCCCGAGTAGTACATGTATTTTGTTTTCGGATCATAACGCAGTACTGCTGCATTCATACCGTCGTGACCCGCTTCGCCACCGTCCTTGCTCAGGGCTTGGATCATCCCCGAACGCACCGCATCAAGGATCGCTCCGGTGTCCTTTACCTTTTTCTTAAGTACGACATCATTGAACAGCGTAGCTCCGATCAACGTCAGCAACGCTCCGGGCACCCCGTGGCCAGTACAATCCGCAGCCACTAGCACCACTGCCCCATCCTGCTCCGCAAACCAATAAAGATCACCACTAACGATATCCTTTGGCCGGAACAGAATGAACGATTCCGGAAGCAGCGTTTGCAATCGCTCTGCCTCGGGTAGCACTGCTCGCTGGATCCTTTGGGCATAACGAATACTGGAGAGCAACTGAATGTTCTGTTCGCGAACAATTGTTTGCTGTTCCTCAACCGCATTCTGCAATTTGAGTCGTTCGCGTATGTCCCGTGCGTAAAGGATCACAGCAGGTTCACCTTGATAAGAGGAAACGCGTGTGCTACTTTCCACCGGGATCACTTCCGCTTTGGAAGACAACAATGGAATGTCTGAATAGATATTGCCCTTCTTTTCCCAAGCATCCGCAATACGATCCGCGCTGCGATGAAGGAATTCCTTAGGATGCAGATCGAATATGGTAAGCGTCGTCAGTTCGTTCGTGGGAATTCCGATCAACTCCGATGCTTTCGCGTTCGCCAGATGGATCTTTCCACTCACGAAGTTGATCACGAATAAGGCATCGTTGCTTGCTTCCAG
This genomic window from Flavobacteriales bacterium contains:
- a CDS encoding SpoIIE family protein phosphatase, producing MDLNIGLAVMAVAVLLLMVAIGISVAYNRLQGVHSTAVHDRDSFLSILEASNDALFVINFVSGKIHLANAKASELIGIPTNELTTLTIFDLHPKEFLHRSADRIADAWEKKGNIYSDIPLLSSKAEVIPVESSTRVSSYQGEPAVILYARDIRERLKLQNAVEEQQTIVREQNIQLLSSIRYAQRIQRAVLPEAERLQTLLPESFILFRPKDIVSGDLYWFAEQDGAVVLVAADCTGHGVPGALLTLIGATLFNDVVLKKKVKDTGAILDAVRSGMIQALSKDGGEAGHDGMNAAVLRYDPKTKYMYYSGGYAPLYVVRNGELTEHKGDRMPVGPHSGDLGSFSSGTIQLQLGDRLFICSDGLQDQFGGPQGKKLKSSGLKEWLVLTSTLTLDDQYQAISDNFRMWLGKGEQIDDVLLVGFEVT